Sequence from the Polynucleobacter sp. Adler-ghost genome:
ATACTTATTAAAATTAGGAGTAATCTTAATATCGGCGGGGAGGCTGGCTGCAAATTCTACAACCCTATAGTCTAAAAGTGGTTGACGTAATTCAACGCCATGAGCCATTGATTTTCGGTCATTCATGCGTAAAACTCTATACAACTTCGTTTGGGTAAGATCCCTATGTAATTCATTTGCTAGATTGTCTGAGAATGGGCGATCAAAAATCGTTGGCTTTGCAAGATGGTGTATCTCATTTTTTATGCACAATGTATTTAAATAGTTGGAACCGTCTTGGTAGACTGCTTTTTTAATGAATTTAGTATTAAAAGCTTGTGACAATAGCTTTCTTTGGTTGCTTGTTCTCAAGAGAAAAGAGAAGGCTTTAAAAAAATCTCTACTATTGAGTAAGTTGGAGAAATAGGAGTATTTGAAGTATTCATATCCAGCAAATAGCTCATCACCACCCTGGCCTTCAAGGGAAACCTTGAGCCCTAGTTTTTCCATCTCTATATCAATTAATTCATAAGAGAGTGTGCCAATTCCACCATAAGGGGCCTCCTGGGACAGCATTGCATTTATTGCCATTGATGGAACCAGTTCAGGCGTTAATCTTGGGGTATGCCGAATGATGTTTTTTCCGTTAATAACTTTGCTGGCATATTGATCTTCGTCATACCGTGGATCATCAAACAAAGCCGTAAATACATGTATGCCTTGATGAAAATTTGATTGCCTTAAGAAAGATTCGGTAATGGCCGAAGAATCAAGACCACCAGTTAAGTTTAGGGATATTGCAACATCACTCCTCATTCTTATTTTTACGGCTTGATCCATTAACCAACCCAATTCTTCTATGATTTCATCTAGTGATTTTTTGGGTGAGCGAATGTTTGGTGATGTTAATTTCCACCATTGGTGTATTTGAATGTTTAAGTCAATATTAATTGTCAGGGAATGTCCAGGCTTGAGGGAGTGAATTTCATTAAAAAAACTTTCATCCGGCTGCTCATACTCACCAAGTGAGAGATATTTTCCCCATACCAATAAGTTCGGTGATGCTTCAATACCGGCCGCGAGTAAGCCCTTTATTTCTGAAGCAAAAAAGAATTGACCATTTCTTTGTGTGTAAAAGAAGGGCTTTACGCCCAAGCGATCCCTGCTGCAAAATAATTTATTTTTATCATGATCCCAAATCGCAAAAGCAAACATGCCATTAAAGTGATGGACGCAACTTTCGCCCCAGGCAATATAGGCAGCTAATATAATTTCTGTGTCGGAAGAGCTGGAAGAGTTATATGATAAGGCTCTTTTAATTTCTATATAGTTATATATTTCCCCATTGAATACAATGGTATACCTTCCGCAGGAGGAGTGCATGGGCTGATTGCCAGCACTGCTGGTGTCAATGATCGCAAGCCTTCTGTGACCCAGCCCAATATGAAACCTGTGGTTAATCCATACTCCTCTGCCGTCCGGCCCCCTATGTGCTAAGCTGTCCGTCATTTTATCCAAGAGATGTGGGTCTATCTCTCCTCCAAGTATCCCGGCAATTC
This genomic interval carries:
- the asnB gene encoding asparagine synthase (glutamine-hydrolyzing), with the protein product MCGIAGILGGEIDPHLLDKMTDSLAHRGPDGRGVWINHRFHIGLGHRRLAIIDTSSAGNQPMHSSCGRYTIVFNGEIYNYIEIKRALSYNSSSSSDTEIILAAYIAWGESCVHHFNGMFAFAIWDHDKNKLFCSRDRLGVKPFFYTQRNGQFFFASEIKGLLAAGIEASPNLLVWGKYLSLGEYEQPDESFFNEIHSLKPGHSLTINIDLNIQIHQWWKLTSPNIRSPKKSLDEIIEELGWLMDQAVKIRMRSDVAISLNLTGGLDSSAITESFLRQSNFHQGIHVFTALFDDPRYDEDQYASKVINGKNIIRHTPRLTPELVPSMAINAMLSQEAPYGGIGTLSYELIDIEMEKLGLKVSLEGQGGDELFAGYEYFKYSYFSNLLNSRDFFKAFSFLLRTSNQRKLLSQAFNTKFIKKAVYQDGSNYLNTLCIKNEIHHLAKPTIFDRPFSDNLANELHRDLTQTKLYRVLRMNDRKSMAHGVELRQPLLDYRVVEFAASLPADIKITPNFNKYVLRAAMRNKLPDEITWSKKRPVVTPQREWMTKQLSDWVLDLVNSTNFRNIGFFNVTEINRSMSIYKKNGLANSFPIWQWVNTALWFDAFIYENKSK